The following are encoded in a window of Pecten maximus chromosome 17, xPecMax1.1, whole genome shotgun sequence genomic DNA:
- the LOC117314948 gene encoding angiopoietin-related protein 7-like: MDTPDGPWTVIQNRQDGQVDFYRSWEDYKNGFGNIKGNFWLGNEAIHRLALTASVLRIELVSWLGDARYAQYSTFRVENETANYRLTVSGFSGNVTENSMAPHNGMSFSTFDRDNDESGVHQCATLCKGGWWYNSCYGTNLNGAEYKNDADNVKQLVWKFFYPSRKYAGMRKTKMLVKRIQP; encoded by the exons ATGGACACTCCTGACGGACCCTGGACG gttatacagaatagacaggatGGCCAAGTGGACTTTTACAGATCTTGGGAAGACTACAAAAACGGATTTGGGAATATCAAGGGAAACTTTTGGCTGG GAAATGAAGCTATCCATAGGCTAGCATTGACAGCGTCGGTCCTCCGCATTGAACTGGTGTCATGGCTAGGTGACGCTCGGTATGCACAGTATTCTACATTCAGAGTTGAAAACGAGACCGCAAACTACAGACTGACAGTATCTGGATTCTCcggtaatgttacag AGAATAGCATGGCCCCACATAACGGAATGTCATTTTCAACCTTCGACAGAGATAACGATGAAAGTGGTGTCCATCAATGTGCTACGCTCTGTAAAGGAGGATGGTGGTATAATTCCTGCTACGGCACGAATCTAAACGGCGCCGAATACAAGAATGATGCTGATAACGTTAAACAACTCGTGTGGAAGTTTTTCTATCCCAGCAGGAAATATGCAGGAATGAGGAAGACAAAGATGCTTGTAAAACGTATTCAACCTTGA
- the LOC117315095 gene encoding angiopoietin-related protein 7-like, with protein MTKECRTFTRTFCRNDTAAKLSTLMLFVKVEREPTPANPADCSEIDPDVYCSGIYRITPSPGVTFDVYCNMDTPDGPWTVIQNRQNGDVDFYIPWNDYRNGFGNLQGNFWLGNEAIHYITLTASVLRIELVSWLGDARYAQYSTFKVEKEADNYRLTVSGFFGDVRYDAMDLLNGMEFSSYDQDNDEYSGNCASSCEGGWWYRKCYDANLNGRVYINGSDNFQSLVWDNFYQDGQYPHMMTTRMLVKRSPP; from the exons ATGACCAAGGAATGCAGAACATTTACCAGAAcgttctgtagaaatgacactgCAGCAAAATTATCAACTCTTATGCTTTTTGTCAAGGTGGAAAGGGAACCAA CACCGGCCAATCCTGCCGACTGTAGCGAGATAGATCCGGATGTTTATTGCTCTGGTATCTACCGAATTACTCCGTCACCGGGAGTCACATTCGATGTATACTGCAACATGGACACCCCTGACGGACCCTGGACG GTAATACAAAACAGACAGAATGGTGATGTGGACTTCTATATCCCCTGGAATGACTACAGAAATGGCTTTGGTAATCTTCAGGGCAACTTCTGGCTTG GTAACGAAGCTATACACTACATCACCCTTACAGCTTCCGTCCTCCGCATTGAATTGGTTTCATGGTTGGGCGATGCTAGGTATGCGCAGTATTCTACATTCAAAGTAGAAAAAGAGGCAGATAactacagactaactgtatCTGGATTCTTTGGGGACGTTCGTT ATGATGCAATGGATCTTCTTAACGGGATGGAGTTTTCCAGCTACGACCAGGACAATGATGAATACAGCGGAAATTGTGCTTCATCTTGTGAGGGCGGATGGTGGTATAGGAAATGTTACGATGCCAATCTTAACGGCAGGGTATATATAAACGGCAGTGACAACTTCCAGTCTCTGGTCTGGGATAACTTCTACCAGGATGGTCAATACCCGCACATGATGACGACAAGAATGCTTGTCAAACGTTCGCCGCCATAA